tagcatatgcttgcaTGAGTCTACTCAAGTACCTCCTGTGGATAAGCCAAGTAACGTTACCCCCTGGGGTTGGGAACCAGTTGGTATAAATATTATTTTCACTCCACTTATATGAGTGCTTTTTCGAAGCAGGTTAAGTGAACCTACGCAGCAGGTTAagataattaacgtagcaggttagaagACTGAGGTTGGGGTTAGCGAAAATGCtcacctaacctgctacgaaaagtcacttcGTTATCGAAGTGGAGTGAAGAGTGTTTCCCATAAAGATAAAATAGCTGTCTCTTTAATAAACCCACTTCATTTCTAAACCGGAACTACGATTTGGGAGTTTCAAGTAATACTTCCGACTGGGCACAGACACTATTTACGTTGCGATAGTGTGAAGAAGTCTGTGTAGTCCTAATTCATCAAAAGTATTGATGTAGCTACTAGCTCAATACTTCATCAATGCAAATCTGAAAGAGTTCTCAATTAGCCAAAGTCGTGATAAATACCAACAAACAATGTCAAATTTCATCGCGCTGCAGACACAGCTGGCCTCCGTCATGGATACCCTTGTTCGCGCGGCGGTCGCCGAACTGGGTAAACTTATAGAAGACAGCTCTGTCTTCGTGTTCAGCCTGGAACGGACCCAGGGGCATTGCGAGGATGACAAATTATCTGCGAAACTACAGACTGAGAGTCAGAATAAGATGGTAAGTCACCATGAGTGCGAGAGAGGAAAGGCCCTGCCTAGCAGCTGGTTAGGATACTGAACCGAGGTAGCTATTAACGTTAGCGTTTTGCCCATATCACATTCACAGATCAGCTGACCTGTTGGCCCTACCATGTTTATAAACAGATACAGGTGACGGATACCATACATGAATAGAAAAGCCACCCTCTCAATattcgttttttgttgttgaaataagCATTGCTCATCTTTATTTTGTTTCTTCATTTACAGACACACTTCGCAACACTTATGGAGGTACTGGGCAGTGAGGCATTGGGTAAAATAATGAAAATTGTGGATGATACTAAGTTTTTGATGGAATTTGAATCCAAGACCTTCAAAGGACATGGAGGGAAAAAAGCTGAATCACAAGCAAGCATCTTGAATATTCTGTCAGTTGGAGGAATGGGTAAGTAGCATAGATGTTTATATTGCTTTATCTGTTGCACTACAAGCTACAAGAAGAATGACCTATTTATCTTTCTAATGCTTCACTTCTTTCTTTGGTGTAGCAGAGGAACATTCTTATGGCGGAACTTGTAAAACTGTGGAGCAAACTGTTTCAATGCAGGTAAGCACTTTGCAGATTGCTTCAAGAGCCATTGTTTCTGCAAACACGTTTGCTGGTTTCAATAGGCAAAACGTGAAATGTTTGTAGTCTGTGCCCATTCTGTGCCATTTCTATAACATGATCCAATTATGTTCCTAAAGTTCACACCTAATCAATCTGTTTGTGCCGGTAGTCTGCAGATGTGGAGGAAGTGGACACACCAGAATCTCCCCTCGTCTTGGCTGTCTCTGTCAAAGACGAGCATGGACAAATACACCTGGGGGCCATTGCAGAGAGTAAGTATAAAGCCAGTATTTTGACGGCCTATATCAAATTATCTCCTGCCACCTAAAATTAGAtgttttatacatgtcttacagGAGCTGCTGATGGTGCTTTTGCAGCTAACTCTTCCTCAGAGAACCGTTATTGTATGATTAGCGATGACCCACCGGTGAACCCCACAGACATCCTATTGGAGTCTTTGTTTGCCCAAAAGAAGCTCTTTATTTGCACAGAGTGTGGGAAAAGTTTCTCCACGCAGAGTAACCTCAAATCCCACCAGCGACTTCACACAGGCGAGAAACCGTTTGTGTGCATGTTCTGCAACAAAGCCTTTGCCCACAAACAGAGTTGTAATGATCACATCCGCACCCACACTGGTGAGAAGCCTTTTATATGTGGCGTCTGTGGGAAATGTTTCGGCAAGCAGGCACACCTCAAGACCCATTCGATaatacacactggagaaaagCCTTACAGCTGCAGCGTGTGTGGCAAGAGCTTTAACCTGGCTCAAAATCTGTCTAGACATCAGcaaattcacacaggagagaaaatcTTCACCTGTTTGCTGTGTGGGAAAGGCTTCACACGAGCTGTAACACTGAAGACCCATCAACTCATTCACACTGGACAAAAGCCCTTCCAGTGTAATCAGTGTGACAAGAGTTTCCGTCATTCTGTCAATCTGAAGAACCACCAGCGGATTCATACAGGCGTCAGGCCATTTAGCTGTGACTTGTGTGGCAAGACATTCCGTCAATCAGTGAATCTGAAAATACACAAGCGCATCCACACTGGAGAGAGGCCATTCGGCTGCACAGAATGCGGCAAGACCTTCAGTCAGCAGAGTAGTCTTATCTCTCACGGACGCACCCACTCTAGCGAGAAGCCTTTCGAGTGTAGCTTCTGTGAGAAAAGATTTAACAACACCAACAGTCTGAAGTTGCACCAGAGAAtccatacaggggagaagccgtaCAGCTGTGAAATCTGTGGGAAGACCTTCAGTCAGGGCAGTCATCTCCGAACTCACAAGAAGCATGTCCACGCAGGAGGGAAACAGTACATCTGTGATAAATGTGGGAAGAGGTATTCAGACAAACGGAATCTTAAgatgcacaaatgtgtttatgcCTCAATCTAACATTGTGATGGGCAAACGGTTTCAATCTCTGACAGGCTTTTGTTGTCCTTTGCTTTGCTGTTTTTATGCCTGTTGGTTGAATCACCAGATGTGTCTCTGATGAAAGAGCCTTGAAGCCTGGCAGGCGAATCTAGGGAAACCCCTTTCAACTTGATTTTAGCCTGAGCAAAAATGTATAGTTTATTATGGAATAGGACTTGCTGTCAGGGGCTAGGTATTTTAGTTTTTGTTCCCATTTAAGCAATTATGATAAGTAAAATGcagaaacaaaatatatttaagttAAATAATGTTTTCATGTTAttgtgtactgtatataataatgCCACTTTTGTAAATATGTAAAATGTTATTTAGCTTAACTAAAAGTATAGCTAACATTTTGCAGCCTGATATGTATTGATATCATTTGTAAAAAGCCAATAAAACAGAAACTGGTGTTTGGGATACAAAAAAGGCTGTAGATTGTCTTGTTCTAACAGAATTGCTTGGCTGGCTAGTCTGTACTTCCAAAACATCAGTCCATTTGTATTTATTGCTTACCACATGTACTTGTTTCTGAAGGTTTGTTTCCCACAGACTTGAATTTAAAATTCACACATTTGTTATTTTATAGCATTTGTTGTTTTTATATACTTTATGTAAAAGAGACAAATCAACACATGGCTGTATTTAGTGGGATGGAACAAATTGGTTAAAACAGATCACAGAAAATGACAGGAATGTAATCATTAAAGACATGCAATTTTGTCCATTTCTTCTGTGTGAACTTTGTTTGTTATGGATTCACATTCAAATGGAAACCTTGCTACCATGTTGCTTTATTATTGCCCAATTCACTGCTAAACTCAGTTGAAAGGTTGACATTTGCTGTTGCAGCACTTTGAGGCTCATTGTAGTGATTAATTTGACTGATTTTGTTTGCCTCATTGTTTATTTTGTCAAATTTATTTTGTTACTATTATTTAAGGACGTGAGAACTCTGTTTATCTAGTGTTGCTGTTGCAAAACTGGTAACTTGATCTGTTCAATCTATACGTTCAAAGAAAGCCTttattgataaaaaaaaatgctTATATTGCCACCTGGTGGTCTGGCCGAAATAATTTTATTCAATAACATTTGATAAATGGAAAGTAAATTATTTCACTGTGAATCATCAGTATCACAGAAATGCTAGCAAGAAAAGTGTGCTATTTCTCAGGTTGACATAAAATTCAAATTTTGGGGTCAAGGGGAGGGTATGTTTATATTTCTGACGTCAGGGTCAGCTGTGCTTGAAGCGGTGAGCGTGTGGATGATTCAGAGATTCGAGTGAGCAACCGAGAGCACAGTCCTGACAGCGCCGAGCTTAGCAACACCACAAGGAgccctttagctagctagctaataaacaAGCGGAAACAAACGTTTTTCCAGACAATGTTACTTTGACAAGACATGGAAACGAACACCAGGAGGGAGGCGACGAGAAAATCTGGATGAATTGGTGGACCATACGCCTGGCTGAAGAAAAAAACGCCTGCTTCGGAGAAAGCActctaacgttagttagctaatgtAGATTTGACTTTCTCAGTCATATGGTCGTACGTTTTATATTTAATGGATGGGCTTCGTTCAGCAAGCAGTGTAAGGCTATTTAACTGAACATTAATAATTTAGCGAGCTAGCCAGAGTACTGCCTTGAacttgctagttagctaacttaCTAGCCAGCGTTAGCAATTGGACCAGCACTTCATATTCAATCATCCTGCCTCTTCACTTTTCAATTCATGAATTTGCGGTAGCGCAAGCTGATGCGTCGTC
The nucleotide sequence above comes from Salvelinus namaycush isolate Seneca chromosome 35, SaNama_1.0, whole genome shotgun sequence. Encoded proteins:
- the LOC120029709 gene encoding zinc finger protein 501-like isoform X2 yields the protein MSNFIALQTQLASVMDTLVRAAVAELGKLIEDSSVFVFSLERTQGHCEDDKLSAKLQTESQNKMTHFATLMEVLGSEALGKIMKIVDDTKFLMEFESKTFKGHGGKKAESQASILNILSVGGMEEHSYGGTCKTVEQTVSMQSADVEEVDTPESPLVLAVSVKDEHGQIHLGAIAERAADGAFAANSSSENRYCMISDDPPVNPTDILLESLFAQKKLFICTECGKSFSTQSNLKSHQRLHTGEKPFVCMFCNKAFAHKQSCNDHIRTHTGEKPFICGVCGKCFGKQAHLKTHSIIHTGEKPYSCSVCGKSFNLAQNLSRHQQIHTGEKIFTCLLCGKGFTRAVTLKTHQLIHTGQKPFQCNQCDKSFRHSVNLKNHQRIHTGVRPFSCDLCGKTFRQSVNLKIHKRIHTGERPFGCTECGKTFSQQSSLISHGRTHSSEKPFECSFCEKRFNNTNSLKLHQRIHTGEKPYSCEICGKTFSQGSHLRTHKKHVHAGGKQYICDKCGKRYSDKRNLKMHKCVYASI
- the LOC120029709 gene encoding zinc finger protein 501-like isoform X1 translates to MSNFIALQTQLASVMDTLVRAAVAELGKLIEDSSVFVFSLERTQGHCEDDKLSAKLQTESQNKMTHFATLMEVLGSEALGKIMKIVDDTKFLMEFESKTFKGHGGKKAESQASILNILSVGGMAEEHSYGGTCKTVEQTVSMQSADVEEVDTPESPLVLAVSVKDEHGQIHLGAIAERAADGAFAANSSSENRYCMISDDPPVNPTDILLESLFAQKKLFICTECGKSFSTQSNLKSHQRLHTGEKPFVCMFCNKAFAHKQSCNDHIRTHTGEKPFICGVCGKCFGKQAHLKTHSIIHTGEKPYSCSVCGKSFNLAQNLSRHQQIHTGEKIFTCLLCGKGFTRAVTLKTHQLIHTGQKPFQCNQCDKSFRHSVNLKNHQRIHTGVRPFSCDLCGKTFRQSVNLKIHKRIHTGERPFGCTECGKTFSQQSSLISHGRTHSSEKPFECSFCEKRFNNTNSLKLHQRIHTGEKPYSCEICGKTFSQGSHLRTHKKHVHAGGKQYICDKCGKRYSDKRNLKMHKCVYASI